Proteins encoded in a region of the Leifsonia sp. PS1209 genome:
- a CDS encoding ABC transporter permease encodes MIATVAHTRPLSALYAGNASSVMQRGWLATRSTNWLVIVSGFFEPIFYLLSLGVGLGAMVGQVTTSSGQEVGYAAFIAPALLATAAMNGAVYDSTWNVFFKMHFAKLYEGMLSTSLGPLDVALGEILLALARGALYALGFMLVMQALGLNLSWWAILALPAVLLIAFGFASFGMGITSYMKTFQQMDWINFVMLPMFLLSATFYPITVYPPAIQVIIQALPLWHGVELVRSLTTGAVDAGLLWHVLYFVVMIVLGLILTTRRLRALFLD; translated from the coding sequence CTGATCGCGACCGTGGCGCACACCAGGCCGCTGAGCGCGCTCTACGCGGGGAACGCATCCAGTGTCATGCAGCGCGGTTGGCTCGCCACCCGCAGCACCAACTGGCTCGTGATCGTCTCCGGGTTCTTCGAGCCGATCTTCTACCTGCTGTCGCTCGGCGTCGGCCTCGGGGCGATGGTCGGTCAGGTGACGACGTCGTCCGGGCAGGAGGTCGGGTACGCGGCGTTCATCGCCCCGGCGCTCCTGGCGACGGCGGCGATGAACGGCGCGGTCTACGACTCCACCTGGAACGTGTTCTTCAAGATGCACTTCGCGAAGCTCTACGAGGGGATGCTCTCCACCTCGCTCGGCCCGCTCGACGTGGCTCTCGGCGAGATCCTGCTCGCGCTCGCGCGCGGGGCGCTCTACGCTCTCGGCTTCATGCTGGTGATGCAGGCGCTCGGGCTCAACCTGTCGTGGTGGGCGATCCTCGCGCTCCCCGCCGTGCTGCTGATCGCGTTCGGCTTCGCCAGCTTCGGGATGGGCATCACCAGCTACATGAAGACCTTCCAGCAGATGGACTGGATCAACTTCGTCATGCTGCCGATGTTCCTGCTCTCGGCCACGTTCTACCCGATCACGGTGTACCCGCCCGCGATCCAGGTGATCATCCAGGCTCTCCCGCTCTGGCACGGCGTCGAACTGGTCCGCAGCCTGACCACCGGCGCCGTCGACGCCGGCCTGCTCTGGCACGTGCTCTACTTCGTGGTGATGATCGTGCTCGGGCTCATCCTGACCACGCGGCGGCTGCGCGCGCTGTTCCTGGACTAG
- the ribD gene encoding bifunctional diaminohydroxyphosphoribosylaminopyrimidine deaminase/5-amino-6-(5-phosphoribosylamino)uracil reductase RibD: protein MRTAIELAHNGPATGVNPRVGCVILDAAGATIAEGWHRGVGTPHAEVDALSKLGEGEAAGATAVVTLEPCNHWGHTGPCSEALIEAGVARVVYAATDPGHSSSGGAARLREAGVEVIGGVLADEVEAFLGDWLTAARLGRPYITVKWASSLDGRAAADDGTSTWITGAAARQRVHEQREASDAIVVGTGTVLADDPSLTARGDAGELLRTQPTPVVVGMRAVPKDAAVFRHPNPVIFEGTHDVHDVVADLHQRGFRRVYVEGGPTLASAFIEAGLVDEYAIYLAPTLLGGSKVAIGDIGVGTISEQRLLRIHSIEQLGADLFIQAVPERQHPEQSQREGN, encoded by the coding sequence ATGAGAACCGCCATCGAACTCGCTCACAACGGGCCGGCCACGGGCGTGAACCCGCGGGTCGGCTGCGTGATCCTCGACGCAGCAGGCGCGACCATCGCCGAAGGCTGGCACCGCGGCGTCGGCACCCCGCACGCAGAAGTGGATGCGCTCTCCAAGCTCGGCGAAGGAGAAGCCGCCGGCGCGACGGCCGTCGTCACCCTCGAACCGTGCAACCACTGGGGCCACACCGGTCCGTGCTCCGAGGCCCTCATCGAGGCGGGCGTCGCACGGGTCGTCTACGCGGCCACCGACCCCGGCCACTCCTCCAGCGGAGGAGCCGCGCGGCTGCGCGAGGCCGGCGTCGAGGTGATCGGCGGTGTGCTCGCCGACGAGGTCGAGGCGTTCCTCGGCGACTGGCTCACGGCCGCGCGCCTCGGCCGTCCGTACATCACGGTCAAATGGGCGAGCAGCCTCGACGGCCGCGCGGCGGCCGACGACGGCACGAGCACCTGGATCACCGGTGCCGCTGCCCGGCAGCGCGTGCACGAGCAGCGCGAGGCGTCGGACGCCATCGTGGTCGGCACGGGCACTGTGCTCGCCGACGACCCCAGCCTCACCGCCCGCGGAGACGCCGGAGAACTCCTGCGCACCCAGCCCACCCCCGTCGTCGTCGGGATGCGCGCCGTCCCCAAGGATGCGGCGGTCTTCCGTCACCCCAACCCGGTGATCTTCGAGGGGACGCACGACGTGCACGACGTGGTCGCCGACCTGCACCAGCGCGGCTTCCGCCGCGTGTACGTCGAGGGAGGGCCGACCCTCGCGAGCGCGTTCATCGAGGCCGGACTCGTCGACGAGTACGCCATCTACCTCGCGCCCACCCTGCTCGGCGGCAGCAAGGTCGCCATCGGGGACATCGGCGTGGGGACGATCTCCGAGCAGCGGCTGCTGCGCATCCACTCGATCGAGCAGCTGGGGGCCGACCTGTTCATCCAGGCCGTGCCGGAACGGCAGCATCCAGAGCAGTCACAGAGAGAAGGCAACTGA
- the ribH gene encoding 6,7-dimethyl-8-ribityllumazine synthase, translated as MSGAGAPNAEETVDGTGLNVVIVAGTWHDQITDGLIAGAQRTLEASGATFSLVRVPGSFELPVASKAALESGADAVVALGVIIRGGTPHFEYVSSAATDGLTRVAIDTGKPVGFGVLTLDDEAQGIDRAGLPGSREDKGAEAAHAALSTALTLRALRA; from the coding sequence ATGAGCGGAGCGGGAGCCCCGAACGCCGAGGAGACCGTCGACGGAACCGGCCTGAACGTGGTCATCGTGGCCGGGACCTGGCACGACCAGATCACCGACGGCCTGATCGCGGGAGCCCAGCGCACGCTGGAGGCGTCGGGAGCGACGTTCTCGCTGGTGCGCGTGCCCGGCAGCTTCGAGCTGCCCGTGGCGAGCAAGGCCGCGCTGGAGTCGGGCGCGGATGCCGTGGTCGCCCTCGGTGTCATCATCCGGGGCGGCACGCCGCACTTCGAGTACGTGTCCTCCGCCGCGACGGACGGGCTCACGCGTGTCGCCATCGACACCGGCAAGCCGGTCGGTTTCGGCGTGCTGACGCTCGACGACGAGGCGCAGGGCATCGACAGGGCCGGCCTGCCCGGCTCGCGCGAGGACAAGGGCGCGGAGGCGGCGCACGCCGCGCTCAGCACGGCGCTGACCCTGCGGGCGCTGCGGGCCTGA
- a CDS encoding SRPBCC domain-containing protein, whose product MDVQQALAAIGEPTRFHILTVLADGPRTVGEVAAAVGGLQPQTTKHVQALEAVGVLRVQRLGRRKLASLNRDALAQLAEWFGSMAAQTPDDRALEEYAHAVDAAERGASGATFETEISMERRLDASPESVWRAWTEAASASQWWAPRHFEVVRCAIDAVPCGRVQLVIREGDGTEYASAGSVLSVEPSRRLVFELSPVDGEGRRLFTVVVDVTLEGGADTALRLTIRADGPDAGTAAMRAGLELGWSQQLDRLQDLLSAPAQ is encoded by the coding sequence ATGGATGTGCAGCAAGCGCTCGCGGCGATCGGAGAGCCGACCCGGTTCCACATCCTGACGGTGCTCGCCGATGGTCCGCGCACCGTGGGAGAGGTGGCCGCCGCGGTGGGAGGGCTGCAACCTCAGACGACCAAGCACGTGCAGGCCCTCGAGGCGGTCGGTGTGCTCCGGGTCCAGCGCCTCGGCCGGCGGAAGCTCGCGAGTCTCAACCGCGATGCCCTGGCGCAGCTTGCCGAGTGGTTCGGCAGCATGGCCGCACAGACTCCTGACGACCGTGCGCTCGAGGAATACGCGCACGCGGTCGACGCCGCAGAGCGAGGCGCCTCTGGCGCGACGTTCGAAACCGAGATCAGCATGGAACGGCGGCTCGACGCATCCCCGGAGTCGGTGTGGCGGGCGTGGACAGAGGCCGCGAGCGCGTCGCAGTGGTGGGCGCCTCGCCATTTCGAGGTCGTGCGCTGTGCGATCGACGCCGTGCCTTGCGGCCGCGTGCAATTGGTCATCAGGGAGGGCGACGGCACCGAGTACGCGTCGGCCGGCTCCGTTCTCTCTGTCGAGCCATCGAGGCGGCTCGTGTTCGAACTCTCCCCGGTGGACGGTGAGGGCCGGCGCCTCTTCACGGTGGTCGTGGACGTCACGCTGGAGGGCGGCGCGGACACGGCGCTGCGCCTGACGATCCGGGCCGACGGACCGGATGCGGGGACCGCGGCGATGCGCGCCGGCCTCGAACTGGGGTGGTCGCAGCAACTGGACAGACTGCAGGACCTGTTGTCGGCCCCAGCACAGTGA
- a CDS encoding SRPBCC domain-containing protein, whose protein sequence is MKTIERTVSASPETVWELWTTPEGISRWWAPDGFRTDVLTLDLRQGGELVYTMTAEAPEQVAFMEQNGLPLSTESRKVFVDLDRPGHISYRSIIDFVPEHEPYEQLTVVDLEPAADGTRIVMQVEDMHDDVWTERLLAGRANELDNLGRLVG, encoded by the coding sequence ATGAAGACCATCGAGCGCACCGTTTCCGCCTCGCCGGAAACGGTCTGGGAACTGTGGACCACCCCGGAGGGTATCTCCCGGTGGTGGGCACCCGACGGATTCCGCACGGACGTGCTGACCCTCGACCTCCGGCAGGGCGGCGAACTCGTCTACACGATGACCGCCGAAGCGCCGGAGCAGGTGGCCTTCATGGAGCAGAATGGGCTGCCCCTCAGCACCGAATCGCGCAAAGTCTTCGTCGACCTCGATCGCCCCGGCCACATCTCCTATCGCTCGATCATCGACTTCGTCCCGGAGCACGAGCCGTACGAGCAGCTCACCGTCGTGGACCTGGAACCGGCAGCCGATGGCACGCGGATCGTCATGCAGGTCGAGGATATGCACGACGATGTGTGGACCGAACGGCTCCTCGCCGGCCGGGCCAACGAACTGGACAACCTCGGACGGCTGGTCGGCTGA
- a CDS encoding sugar-binding domain-containing protein — translation MPTNDTENLPEKTRDALKAGHLYYMQDLTMEAIAHEMHTSRSSVSRLLSYARASGLVTIQIATPHEGATRIQQDIHERYGIAAHIVPMPSAISDVDRLERVAISAARILDRFIDSNQTVGIAWGSTMSALSRHLIPKDLHNLEFVQLNGAGNTYTTGVLYASEILRRFGDTFSGTIQEFPVPALFDDPQTKTAMWRERSTRRILDIQERMDVAIFGLGSPFSEVRSHVYAGGYLDQADYASLDESGVVGDVATVFFREDGSHHGIPLNERASGPDIDLIKRVPRRVCVVSGPSKVHSLRGALSAELITDLIVDEGTARALVSLRD, via the coding sequence ATGCCCACCAACGACACCGAGAACCTGCCGGAGAAGACCCGCGACGCTCTCAAAGCAGGCCACCTCTACTACATGCAGGACCTGACGATGGAAGCCATCGCCCACGAGATGCACACCTCGCGGTCCAGCGTTTCCCGCCTGCTCAGCTACGCCCGCGCCTCCGGGCTGGTCACCATCCAGATCGCCACCCCGCACGAGGGGGCGACGCGCATCCAGCAGGACATCCACGAGCGCTACGGCATCGCGGCTCACATCGTGCCGATGCCGAGCGCCATCAGCGACGTGGACAGGCTGGAGCGCGTCGCCATCTCGGCTGCACGGATTCTCGACAGGTTCATCGACTCCAACCAGACCGTCGGGATCGCCTGGGGGTCCACGATGAGCGCCCTCAGCAGGCACCTCATCCCGAAAGACCTGCACAACCTCGAATTCGTGCAGCTGAACGGGGCGGGCAACACGTACACGACCGGTGTGCTCTACGCGTCGGAGATCCTGCGCCGTTTCGGCGACACCTTCTCCGGCACGATCCAGGAGTTCCCCGTGCCTGCCCTGTTCGACGACCCGCAGACCAAGACGGCGATGTGGCGCGAGCGCAGCACCCGGCGCATCCTGGACATCCAGGAGCGGATGGATGTGGCGATCTTCGGCCTCGGCTCCCCGTTCTCCGAGGTGCGCTCGCACGTCTACGCCGGCGGCTACCTCGACCAGGCCGACTACGCATCCCTCGACGAGTCCGGCGTGGTCGGCGACGTGGCAACCGTGTTCTTCCGCGAAGACGGAAGCCACCACGGCATCCCGCTGAACGAACGGGCGAGCGGGCCGGACATCGACCTGATCAAGCGCGTGCCGCGCCGCGTCTGCGTCGTGTCGGGGCCGTCCAAGGTGCACAGCCTCCGCGGTGCGCTCTCCGCCGAGCTCATCACCGACCTGATCGTGGACGAAGGGACTGCCCGCGCACTGGTTTCGCTGCGAGACTGA
- a CDS encoding SDR family oxidoreductase, whose product MTASVLLITGTSTGIGRSSAIAAARAGHTVVATMRDLAKRGPLDAAAAEAGVTLDVHALDVTDPASIDACFAHIRSEHGRLDALLNNAGSGHVGTIEDESVQEVRDVMEVNFFGVVAVTKAALPMLRETGGRVLTVSSVGGVVGQPFNEAYCAAKFAVEGFMESLTPVAGALGVRVTVIEPGAVTTEFVANVGAGSSAPAADSPYRPLFDAYLARTAAAFDPANAQTPEGVADVIVALLSGEHPAARVQPSEAAKRFAGVKLADLDGSAVQTLTAGWIAQQPA is encoded by the coding sequence ATGACCGCATCCGTCCTGCTCATCACCGGCACTTCCACCGGCATCGGCCGCTCCTCCGCCATCGCGGCGGCCCGCGCCGGCCACACCGTCGTCGCCACCATGCGCGACCTCGCCAAGCGCGGACCACTGGACGCCGCCGCAGCAGAAGCAGGGGTGACGCTCGACGTGCACGCCCTGGATGTGACGGACCCCGCATCCATCGACGCCTGCTTCGCGCACATCCGGTCGGAGCACGGACGACTGGATGCGCTGCTCAACAACGCAGGCTCCGGCCACGTCGGCACGATCGAGGACGAGTCCGTCCAGGAGGTGCGCGACGTGATGGAGGTCAACTTCTTCGGCGTCGTCGCCGTGACGAAGGCGGCCTTGCCGATGCTGCGCGAGACGGGAGGCCGGGTGCTGACCGTGTCGAGCGTCGGCGGAGTGGTCGGCCAGCCGTTCAACGAGGCGTACTGCGCCGCGAAGTTCGCCGTCGAGGGGTTCATGGAGTCGCTGACCCCGGTGGCCGGAGCGCTCGGCGTGCGCGTGACCGTCATCGAGCCTGGCGCCGTCACGACCGAGTTCGTCGCGAACGTCGGTGCAGGCAGCTCCGCGCCGGCCGCCGACTCCCCGTACCGTCCCCTGTTCGACGCGTACCTCGCGAGGACGGCCGCGGCGTTCGACCCGGCGAACGCGCAGACTCCGGAAGGCGTCGCCGACGTGATCGTCGCGCTGCTCTCCGGCGAGCATCCAGCGGCCAGGGTGCAGCCCTCCGAGGCGGCGAAGCGCTTCGCGGGCGTGAAGCTCGCCGACCTCGACGGGTCGGCCGTGCAGACGCTCACGGCCGGCTGGATCGCGCAGCAGCCCGCGTAA
- a CDS encoding DUF2269 family protein: MDTLFAVLHVVSAVFIVGPMAILPMTAMRAVRAGNAGQVTTLAKSTNIFSLLSLLVVVFGFGVMGMSDPKYKTSVTTPWILWSIIAYVIALGLTLFVVVPAMKRAAEALEVRATSGAPAAVAAGQTPAAEAADLSSRGYPAIAAGSGVASLLLVLVVVLMVWKP; this comes from the coding sequence ATGGATACTCTGTTCGCTGTTCTGCACGTCGTGTCTGCCGTCTTCATCGTCGGCCCGATGGCCATCCTCCCGATGACCGCCATGCGCGCCGTCCGCGCCGGAAACGCGGGACAGGTGACCACCCTGGCGAAGTCGACCAACATCTTCTCGCTGCTGTCGCTGCTCGTGGTCGTCTTCGGCTTCGGCGTGATGGGGATGTCCGACCCGAAGTACAAGACCTCGGTCACGACGCCCTGGATCCTGTGGTCGATCATCGCCTACGTCATCGCCCTCGGCCTGACGCTGTTCGTGGTCGTGCCCGCCATGAAGCGCGCGGCCGAAGCGCTCGAGGTTCGTGCGACATCCGGTGCACCAGCCGCCGTCGCGGCCGGGCAGACCCCGGCGGCCGAGGCCGCCGACCTGTCTTCCCGCGGCTACCCGGCGATCGCGGCGGGTTCCGGCGTCGCCTCGCTGCTGCTCGTGCTCGTCGTCGTGCTCATGGTCTGGAAGCCGTAG
- a CDS encoding riboflavin synthase codes for MFTGIIEELGEIVAVDLGDDAARITVRGPIAVSDAKHGDSISVSGVCLTVIDQDAETFTADVMAETLAMSTLDGVQPGRTVNLERAAQVGDRLGGHIVQGHIDGTAEVIAITDGSAWRVVRLSLDPEHAPLVARKGSIAIDGVSLTVSEVGGTIDDGWFEVSLIPETLAATTLGERVVGDRVNIETDILARHVERMLGLGYGPLTAEPERSAS; via the coding sequence ATGTTCACCGGAATCATCGAAGAGCTGGGCGAGATCGTCGCCGTCGACCTCGGCGACGACGCGGCACGGATCACCGTGCGCGGACCCATCGCCGTCAGCGACGCGAAGCACGGCGACTCGATCTCGGTCAGCGGCGTCTGCCTCACCGTCATCGACCAGGATGCGGAGACGTTCACGGCGGACGTCATGGCGGAGACCCTCGCGATGAGCACCCTGGACGGCGTCCAGCCCGGCCGCACGGTCAACCTCGAGCGCGCAGCCCAGGTGGGCGACCGCCTCGGCGGCCACATCGTGCAGGGCCACATCGACGGAACGGCGGAGGTCATCGCCATCACGGACGGCAGCGCCTGGCGCGTCGTGCGGCTCAGCCTCGACCCGGAGCACGCGCCGCTCGTCGCCCGCAAGGGCTCGATCGCCATCGACGGGGTCTCGCTCACGGTGAGCGAGGTCGGAGGGACCATCGACGACGGCTGGTTCGAGGTGTCCCTCATCCCGGAGACTCTCGCGGCCACCACCCTCGGCGAGCGCGTCGTCGGCGACCGCGTCAACATCGAGACCGACATCCTGGCCAGGCACGTCGAGCGGATGCTCGGCCTCGGCTACGGACCACTGACAGCAGAACCCGAACGGAGCGCATCATGA
- a CDS encoding MFS transporter: protein MSSTASVTPPAAPANTRGRVILASLIGTSIEFYDFYVYATAAVLVFPALFFTNEDPTTALLASFAVFGVAFIARPVGSILFGHFGDRIGRKGTLVGSLLTMGIATVLIGCLPTAQVPGWEFWAPFLLVIMRFCQGLGLGGEWSGAALLATENAPAGKRAIYGTFPQLGAPIGFIIANLLFLVLNLSMSAEAFSAWGWRVPFLLSAILVIVGLYVRLKLVETPAFQKVVDTGEVAKLPLARVFKTSWYQIILGTFIMLATYVLFYLMTAFTLTYGTTAATEASARAAAEKAGKAFDPAAFVPGLGYTRNEFLIMLIVGVVFFGIFTLVAGPLAERYGRRKTLIWVTLGIIVFGLLFVPLFGGGFVGTMALLIVGFTLMGLTFGPMGAQLPELFPTNVRYTGSAIAYNLASVLGAAVAPTIAVWLWTMAHGSTVWVGVYLSLAGVLTLIALFLSKETKDVDFTENVS from the coding sequence ATGTCTTCGACGGCCTCCGTCACCCCACCAGCCGCACCAGCGAACACGCGCGGCCGCGTCATCCTCGCCAGCCTCATCGGCACGTCGATCGAGTTCTACGACTTCTACGTCTATGCGACCGCCGCCGTCCTGGTGTTCCCCGCCCTGTTCTTCACGAACGAAGACCCGACCACCGCGTTGCTCGCATCGTTCGCCGTCTTCGGCGTCGCCTTCATCGCGCGCCCGGTCGGCTCCATCCTGTTCGGGCACTTCGGCGACAGGATCGGCCGCAAGGGCACCCTCGTCGGCTCGCTGCTGACGATGGGCATCGCGACCGTCCTCATCGGCTGCCTGCCCACCGCTCAGGTGCCGGGCTGGGAGTTCTGGGCGCCGTTCCTCCTCGTGATCATGCGCTTCTGCCAGGGGCTCGGCCTCGGCGGCGAGTGGAGCGGAGCCGCCCTGCTGGCGACCGAGAACGCACCGGCGGGCAAGCGCGCGATCTACGGCACGTTCCCGCAGCTCGGCGCCCCGATCGGCTTCATCATCGCCAACCTGCTGTTCCTGGTCCTCAACCTCTCGATGAGCGCGGAGGCGTTCAGCGCGTGGGGCTGGCGTGTGCCGTTCCTGCTCAGCGCCATCCTGGTGATCGTCGGCCTGTACGTGCGGCTCAAGCTCGTCGAGACCCCCGCGTTCCAGAAGGTCGTCGACACGGGCGAGGTCGCCAAGCTGCCGCTCGCCCGCGTGTTCAAGACCAGCTGGTACCAGATCATCCTCGGCACGTTCATCATGCTGGCCACCTACGTGCTGTTCTACCTGATGACCGCGTTCACCCTCACATACGGCACGACGGCCGCCACCGAGGCGTCCGCCCGCGCGGCGGCGGAGAAGGCGGGCAAGGCGTTCGATCCCGCCGCCTTCGTCCCCGGCCTCGGCTACACCCGCAACGAGTTCCTCATCATGCTCATCGTCGGTGTCGTGTTCTTCGGAATCTTCACCCTGGTGGCCGGACCGCTCGCCGAACGCTACGGCCGCCGCAAGACGCTGATCTGGGTGACGCTCGGGATCATCGTCTTCGGCCTGCTGTTCGTCCCGCTGTTCGGAGGAGGCTTCGTCGGCACGATGGCCCTGCTCATCGTCGGCTTCACCCTGATGGGCCTCACCTTCGGCCCGATGGGCGCCCAGCTGCCCGAACTGTTCCCCACCAACGTGCGCTACACCGGCTCGGCCATCGCGTACAACCTGGCCAGCGTGCTCGGCGCGGCCGTCGCACCGACCATCGCCGTCTGGCTGTGGACGATGGCGCACGGCTCGACGGTCTGGGTCGGCGTCTACCTGTCCCTCGCCGGAGTGCTGACGCTGATCGCGCTGTTCCTCAGCAAGGAGACGAAGGACGTGGACTTCACCGAGAACGTCTCGTAG
- the ribA gene encoding GTP cyclohydrolase II, which yields MSLATIPQALSELRAGRPVIVADNESRENEGDVILAAELASQEWIAWTVKNSSGFICAPMTNEIADRLDLPVMVATNEDSRGTNYTVSVDAADRLSTGISAADRAHTLRVLADLDSVPASLHRPGHILPLRAVDGGVRERDGHTEAAVDLLKLAGLTPVGAIAEIVADDGEMMRLPGLIELGEREGVLVITIEALIAYLQEFHCDQQLETVAPIPETSRVIFEVETTVPTTHGSFKMRAYRDRMTGADHVAIVSGQPSASGTLVRVHSECLTGEAFGSLKCECGPQLDAALDTIQREGGVVVYLRGHEGRGIGLINKLRAYKLQEEGLDTLDANLALGLPIDARDYGAATAILQELGIQSVRLLTNNPEKVRQLEEHGIAVEERVPLVVGVGTFNEGYLETKRDRMGHLFTPAEQTAERTAR from the coding sequence ATGAGCCTCGCCACCATCCCCCAGGCCCTCAGCGAACTGCGCGCCGGCCGACCGGTCATCGTCGCGGACAACGAGAGCCGCGAGAACGAGGGCGACGTCATCCTCGCCGCGGAGCTGGCCAGCCAGGAGTGGATCGCCTGGACGGTCAAGAACTCGTCCGGCTTCATCTGCGCACCGATGACCAACGAGATCGCCGACCGGCTCGACCTGCCGGTGATGGTCGCCACCAACGAGGACTCGCGCGGCACCAACTACACGGTGAGCGTGGATGCGGCCGACCGGCTCAGCACCGGCATCAGCGCCGCGGACCGCGCCCACACGCTGCGCGTGCTCGCCGACCTCGACTCCGTGCCGGCCAGCCTGCACCGGCCGGGCCACATCCTGCCCCTGCGCGCCGTCGACGGCGGCGTGCGGGAGCGCGACGGCCACACCGAGGCTGCGGTCGACCTGCTGAAGCTCGCCGGCCTCACCCCGGTGGGAGCCATCGCCGAGATCGTCGCGGACGACGGCGAGATGATGCGCCTGCCCGGGCTGATCGAGCTGGGCGAGCGCGAGGGCGTGCTCGTCATCACCATCGAAGCGCTGATCGCCTACCTGCAGGAGTTCCACTGCGACCAGCAGCTCGAGACGGTCGCCCCGATCCCCGAGACCTCGCGGGTGATCTTCGAGGTCGAGACGACGGTGCCGACCACGCACGGCTCGTTCAAGATGCGCGCATACCGCGACAGGATGACCGGCGCCGACCACGTGGCCATCGTGTCCGGCCAGCCCAGCGCATCCGGAACACTGGTGCGGGTGCACTCCGAGTGCCTCACCGGCGAGGCGTTCGGCTCGCTCAAGTGCGAGTGCGGTCCGCAGCTCGACGCTGCGCTCGACACGATCCAGCGGGAGGGCGGCGTGGTCGTCTACCTGCGCGGTCACGAGGGCAGGGGCATCGGGCTCATCAACAAGCTGCGCGCGTACAAGCTGCAGGAGGAGGGTCTCGACACCCTGGATGCGAACCTCGCCCTCGGCCTGCCGATCGACGCCCGCGACTACGGGGCGGCCACGGCCATCCTGCAGGAGCTCGGCATCCAGTCGGTGCGCCTCCTCACCAACAACCCGGAGAAGGTGCGCCAGCTCGAAGAGCACGGCATCGCCGTCGAGGAGCGCGTTCCGCTCGTCGTGGGCGTCGGCACCTTCAACGAGGGATACCTCGAAACCAAGCGTGACCGCATGGGTCACCTCTTCACCCCTGCAGAGCAGACAGCCGAAAGGACAGCACGATGA
- a CDS encoding ABC transporter permease gives MTTTAGTAPDAQLAIAAAVKPRRFGAWYVAEHRFRVMRSYLQTVLMTAIGYPLLYLFAMGVGLGSLVSKNLGEQGVDGVSYLAFVAPALLCTAAVTIASEEFTYPVMLGFKWNPTFYGMNAAPIGAGQIIDGLVISVVARLFTASIIYYVVMVLFGAVPSAAGFLAIPVAVLAGVAFGVPVMTYVATLEQDTGQLALVMRFVLLPMTLFSGTFFPLTAMPWFLQWIGWLSPLWHASELARVFTYGMAEPLWLTITHVLYLVALFVVFWMWTRRIAARRLNK, from the coding sequence ATGACGACGACAGCAGGCACCGCCCCGGATGCGCAGCTCGCCATCGCGGCCGCCGTCAAGCCGCGCAGATTCGGGGCGTGGTACGTCGCGGAGCACCGCTTCCGCGTGATGCGCTCCTACCTGCAGACGGTGCTGATGACCGCCATCGGCTACCCGCTGCTCTACCTCTTCGCGATGGGCGTCGGGCTCGGCAGCCTGGTCAGCAAGAACCTGGGGGAGCAGGGCGTCGACGGCGTCAGCTATCTCGCGTTCGTGGCGCCGGCCCTGCTCTGCACGGCCGCTGTCACGATCGCGAGCGAGGAGTTCACATACCCGGTGATGCTCGGCTTCAAGTGGAACCCGACGTTCTACGGCATGAACGCCGCCCCGATCGGCGCCGGCCAGATCATCGACGGGCTGGTGATCTCGGTGGTCGCTCGCCTGTTCACCGCCAGCATCATCTACTACGTCGTCATGGTGCTGTTCGGCGCCGTCCCGTCCGCCGCCGGGTTCCTCGCCATCCCGGTCGCCGTGCTCGCGGGGGTGGCGTTCGGCGTTCCGGTGATGACGTACGTGGCAACGCTCGAACAGGACACGGGGCAGCTCGCACTGGTGATGCGCTTCGTGCTGCTGCCGATGACCCTGTTCTCCGGCACCTTCTTCCCGCTGACCGCGATGCCGTGGTTCCTGCAGTGGATCGGCTGGCTGTCCCCGCTCTGGCACGCCTCGGAGCTCGCCAGGGTGTTCACCTACGGCATGGCGGAGCCGCTCTGGCTCACGATCACGCACGTGCTCTATCTGGTCGCCCTGTTCGTCGTGTTCTGGATGTGGACCCGCCGGATCGCAGCGAGGAGGCTGAACAAGTGA